In Flavobacteriaceae bacterium, the following proteins share a genomic window:
- a CDS encoding 50S ribosomal protein L7/L12, which yields MADLKDFAEQLVNLTVKEVNELAGILKEEYGIEPAAAAVAVAAGGGAAGGEAAEEQTEFDVILKAAGGSKLAVVKLVKELTGLGLKDAKELVDGAPKAIKEGVSKDEAEGLKTSLEEAGAEVELK from the coding sequence ATGGCAGATTTAAAAGATTTCGCAGAACAGTTAGTAAACTTAACAGTAAAAGAAGTTAACGAATTAGCTGGAATATTAAAAGAAGAATATGGTATCGAACCTGCTGCTGCTGCAGTAGCTGTTGCTGCTGGTGGTGGAGCTGCTGGTGGAGAAGCTGCTGAAGAGCAAACAGAATTTGATGTAATCCTTAAAGCCGCTGGTGGTTCTAAATTAGCAGTTGTGAAATTAGTTAAAGAATTAACTGGTTTAGGATTAAAAGATGCTAAAGAATTAGTTGATGGAGCGCCTAAAGCAATCAAAGAAGGTGTATCTAAAGACGAAGCTGAAGGTCTTAAAACTTCTTTAGAAGAAGCTGGAGCAGAAGTTGAGCTTAAGTAA
- a CDS encoding 50S ribosomal protein L10, with product MTREEKSQVIEELTAQLSENANIYLADISGLNAGTTSDLRRACFKADVKLAVVKNTLLEKAMEASEKDFGELPTTLKGNTSVMYSETGNAPAKVIKAFRKKSDKPLLKGAFIEEAVYLGDEQLDMLVDIKSREELIGDIIGLLQSPAKNVVSALKSSGGKLSGILKTLSQKEG from the coding sequence ATGACAAGAGAAGAAAAATCACAAGTAATCGAAGAGTTAACTGCTCAATTATCAGAAAATGCTAATATTTATTTAGCAGATATTTCAGGATTAAACGCAGGGACTACTTCAGATTTACGTCGTGCTTGTTTTAAAGCAGATGTAAAATTAGCAGTTGTTAAGAACACATTGCTTGAAAAAGCAATGGAAGCTTCAGAAAAAGATTTTGGAGAATTACCTACAACATTAAAAGGTAATACTTCAGTAATGTATTCTGAAACTGGAAATGCTCCAGCTAAAGTAATTAAAGCGTTTCGTAAAAAATCAGATAAACCACTTTTAAAAGGTGCATTTATTGAGGAAGCGGTTTATTTAGGCGATGAGCAATTGGATATGTTAGTAGATATCAAATCTAGAGAAGAACTTATCGGAGATATTATTGGATTATTACAATCTCCTGCTAAGAATGTTGTTTCGGCACTTAAATCTAGTGGAGGTAAATTATCAGGTATCCTAAAAACATTATCTCAAAAAGAGGGATAA
- a CDS encoding alanine:cation symporter family protein produces MKKYLLSIFTLLPFLTFAQDKGLDERINDWFFPIAVWWENLVLTTVPIGEYNVPVVVLLLVAGASFFTIYFKFPSITKFGLAINTVRGKYDEIEGHGVEEKVAVNIVDGDLPDTIRDESEEGEVSHFQALATAVSGTVGLGNIAGVAVAIALGGPGATFWMIVCGLIGMATKFVECTLGVKYRDVGPDGTVYGGPMYYLSKGLKERGFGGIGKVLGVLFAILCIGASFGGGNAFQSNQAAVQLSSLFNLQGGSTGVVIGIILAILVGIVIIGGIKRIAKITEKIVPFMAGIYVLAALVIIFANFSYIDDAFGLIFKGAFTPFAAVGGFVGVLIVGFQRAAFSNEAGAGSAAIAHSAVKTKYPASEGVVALLEPFIDTVVICTMTALVIIFFNIDGANMQSIFEYGSVQGSNVILNGTGEQLGGVDLTSKAFDSVIPGFSYILTIAIVLFAFSTMISWSYYGLQSWKYLFGRGKRADMAYKILFLVFVVIGAAATLDAVIKFSDAMILALVFPNMIGLFFLFPKVKEEVARYMKAIRTSKE; encoded by the coding sequence ATGAAGAAATATCTTCTTTCAATTTTTACATTATTACCATTTTTAACATTTGCACAAGATAAAGGGCTAGACGAAAGGATAAACGACTGGTTTTTTCCAATTGCAGTATGGTGGGAAAATCTAGTGTTAACGACTGTTCCTATTGGTGAATATAATGTTCCGGTAGTTGTACTTTTATTAGTAGCAGGAGCAAGTTTTTTTACTATTTATTTTAAATTCCCAAGCATCACTAAGTTTGGATTAGCAATAAACACAGTTCGTGGTAAATACGATGAAATTGAAGGACATGGAGTAGAAGAAAAAGTAGCAGTTAATATTGTAGATGGTGATTTGCCTGATACTATAAGAGATGAAAGTGAAGAAGGAGAAGTATCTCATTTCCAGGCTTTAGCAACAGCAGTTTCTGGAACCGTTGGTTTAGGTAATATTGCAGGGGTAGCCGTGGCAATTGCACTTGGTGGACCAGGAGCAACCTTTTGGATGATTGTTTGTGGATTAATAGGTATGGCTACAAAATTTGTAGAATGTACTTTAGGTGTAAAATATAGAGATGTAGGTCCAGACGGAACAGTATATGGTGGTCCGATGTACTATTTATCAAAAGGATTAAAAGAAAGAGGGTTTGGAGGTATTGGTAAAGTATTAGGTGTACTTTTTGCAATTTTATGTATTGGCGCTTCATTTGGAGGAGGTAATGCATTTCAATCTAATCAAGCAGCAGTACAGTTAAGCTCATTATTTAATTTACAAGGAGGCTCTACTGGAGTTGTAATTGGAATTATATTAGCTATTCTTGTTGGAATAGTAATTATTGGAGGAATAAAACGTATCGCTAAAATTACTGAAAAAATAGTGCCATTTATGGCAGGTATTTATGTGTTGGCAGCTTTAGTAATCATATTTGCTAACTTTAGTTATATAGATGATGCATTTGGACTAATCTTTAAAGGAGCATTTACACCATTTGCTGCAGTTGGAGGTTTTGTTGGAGTATTAATAGTAGGATTTCAACGAGCAGCATTTTCTAATGAAGCAGGAGCTGGTAGTGCTGCAATTGCACATTCTGCAGTAAAAACAAAATACCCTGCATCAGAAGGAGTAGTAGCATTACTAGAGCCATTTATTGATACAGTTGTAATTTGTACAATGACAGCTTTAGTAATTATTTTCTTTAATATAGATGGTGCTAATATGCAAAGTATATTTGAATATGGATCAGTTCAAGGAAGTAATGTTATATTAAATGGTACTGGAGAACAATTAGGAGGAGTAGATTTAACTTCTAAAGCATTTGATTCTGTAATACCAGGATTCTCATATATTTTAACAATAGCGATTGTGTTATTTGCATTCTCTACAATGATTTCTTGGTCTTATTATGGCTTACAATCATGGAAGTATTTATTTGGAAGAGGTAAAAGAGCAGATATGGCTTATAAAATCTTATTCTTAGTATTTGTTGTTATTGGAGCTGCTGCGACATTAGACGCTGTTATTAAATTCTCTGATGCAATGATATTAGCATTGGTATTCCCTAATATGATAGGATTATTTTTCTTATTCCCTAAAGTTAAAGAAGAAGTTGCTAGATATATGAAAGCAATTAGAACATCTAAAGAATAA
- the rplK gene encoding 50S ribosomal protein L11 produces MAKELSKVVKLQVRGGAANPSPPVGPALGAAGVNIMEFCKQFNARTQDKPGKVLPVVISVYKDKSFDFVIKTPPAAVQLLEAAKVKKGSGEPNRKKVAKVTWDQVKAIAEDKMQDLNAFTVDSAMKMVAGTARSMGITVKGGEAPN; encoded by the coding sequence ATGGCAAAAGAGTTAAGTAAAGTAGTTAAGCTACAAGTTAGGGGAGGTGCAGCGAATCCGTCGCCACCGGTTGGACCCGCTTTAGGTGCCGCTGGAGTTAATATCATGGAGTTCTGTAAGCAGTTTAATGCTAGAACACAAGATAAACCAGGTAAAGTTTTACCGGTAGTAATATCGGTTTACAAAGACAAATCATTTGACTTTGTAATTAAAACACCACCAGCAGCAGTACAATTATTAGAAGCGGCCAAAGTAAAAAAAGGTTCAGGAGAACCAAATAGAAAAAAAGTAGCGAAAGTTACTTGGGATCAAGTTAAAGCTATTGCAGAAGATAAAATGCAAGATTTAAATGCATTTACTGTTGATTCAGCTATGAAAATGGTTGCAGGTACAGCTAGATCTATGGGAATAACTGTTAAAGGAGGAGAAGCTCCTAACTAA
- a CDS encoding 30S ribosomal protein S21: protein MLIIPIKEGENIDRALKRFKRKFDKTGTKRQLQTRKQFIKPSVKRRAQIQKAQYIQHLRDAEEI from the coding sequence ATGTTAATAATACCAATTAAAGAAGGAGAAAATATAGATAGAGCGTTAAAACGTTTTAAGAGAAAGTTTGATAAAACTGGAACAAAACGTCAACTACAAACACGTAAGCAGTTTATAAAGCCTTCAGTGAAACGTAGAGCGCAAATTCAAAAAGCACAATACATCCAACACTTAAGAGATGCAGAAGAAATCTAG
- the raiA gene encoding ribosome-associated translation inhibitor RaiA produces the protein MKVNTQSVNFNADQKLIDFIQKRMNKLDQYYDKVIKSDVFLKVENTSDKENKIFEAKISVPGDSFIVKKQCKSFEEGTDSAVNSLERQLKKRKEKLRSHL, from the coding sequence ATGAAAGTAAACACACAATCCGTTAACTTCAATGCAGATCAAAAATTAATAGATTTTATTCAAAAACGAATGAATAAATTAGATCAATATTACGATAAAGTTATAAAATCAGATGTTTTTTTAAAAGTTGAAAATACAAGTGATAAAGAAAATAAAATTTTTGAAGCAAAAATTAGCGTCCCTGGAGATAGTTTTATCGTAAAAAAACAATGTAAGTCATTTGAAGAAGGTACAGATTCGGCAGTAAATTCACTTGAAAGGCAGTTAAAAAAGCGTAAAGAAAAATTAAGATCACATTTATAG
- the secE gene encoding preprotein translocase subunit SecE, with product MAGIVNYIKESFGELKNNVTWPVWAEAQRLTVVVAVFSIIFSLAIWGVDTVFSKVVSVYFDWIK from the coding sequence ATGGCAGGAATTGTAAATTATATAAAAGAATCATTTGGAGAGTTAAAGAATAATGTGACTTGGCCAGTATGGGCTGAAGCACAACGATTAACAGTTGTAGTAGCTGTTTTTTCAATTATTTTTTCACTAGCTATTTGGGGTGTAGATACTGTGTTCAGTAAAGTTGTAAGTGTATATTTTGATTGGATTAAATAA
- the tuf gene encoding elongation factor Tu, with amino-acid sequence MAKETFDRSKPHLNIGTIGHVDHGKTTLTAAITKVLADAGLSEAKAFDQIDNAPEEKERGITINTSHVEYATANRHYAHVDCPGHADYVKNMVTGAAQMDGAILVVAATDGPMPQTREHILLGRQVGIPRIVVFLNKVDMVDDEELLELVDMEVRDLLSFYEYDGDNGPVISGSALGALNGEQKWVDTVMELMEAVDNWIEEPTREVDKDFLMPIEDVFSITGRGTVATGRIETGIANTGDPVEIIGMGAEKLTSTITGIEMFRQILDRGEAGDNAGILLRGIEKTQISRGMVICKPGSVTPHAKFKAEVYILKKEEGGRHTPFHNNYRPQFYVRTTDVTGNIALPDGVEMVMPGDNLTIKVELINTIAMNVGLRFAIREGGRTVGAGQVTEILD; translated from the coding sequence ATGGCAAAGGAAACTTTCGATCGTTCCAAACCACACCTTAACATAGGTACTATTGGACACGTTGATCACGGTAAAACAACTTTAACTGCTGCTATTACAAAAGTATTAGCTGATGCAGGTTTATCTGAAGCTAAAGCATTCGATCAAATCGATAACGCTCCAGAAGAAAAAGAAAGAGGAATCACAATTAATACATCTCACGTAGAATACGCAACAGCTAATCGTCATTACGCTCACGTTGACTGTCCAGGTCACGCAGATTACGTAAAGAATATGGTAACTGGTGCTGCTCAAATGGATGGTGCTATTTTAGTGGTTGCTGCTACAGATGGACCTATGCCACAAACTCGTGAGCATATCTTGCTTGGTCGTCAAGTAGGTATTCCTCGTATCGTTGTTTTCTTAAACAAAGTTGATATGGTTGATGATGAGGAGTTATTAGAGTTAGTTGATATGGAAGTTAGAGATCTTCTTTCTTTCTATGAATATGATGGTGATAATGGGCCAGTAATTTCAGGTTCTGCTTTAGGTGCACTTAACGGTGAGCAAAAATGGGTAGATACTGTTATGGAATTAATGGAAGCTGTAGATAACTGGATTGAAGAGCCGACTCGTGAAGTAGATAAAGATTTCTTAATGCCAATTGAAGATGTATTCTCAATTACTGGACGTGGTACTGTTGCAACTGGTCGTATAGAGACTGGAATTGCTAACACTGGAGATCCAGTTGAGATTATTGGTATGGGTGCTGAAAAATTAACTTCTACTATTACAGGAATTGAAATGTTCCGTCAAATATTAGATAGAGGAGAAGCTGGAGATAATGCAGGTATCTTATTAAGAGGTATTGAGAAAACTCAAATCTCTAGAGGTATGGTAATCTGTAAGCCAGGATCTGTAACACCACATGCTAAATTTAAAGCAGAGGTTTATATCCTTAAGAAAGAAGAAGGTGGACGTCATACTCCATTCCATAATAACTACCGTCCACAGTTTTATGTACGTACAACTGATGTAACTGGAAACATTGCGCTTCCTGATGGAGTAGAAATGGTAATGCCTGGAGATAACTTAACTATAAAAGTTGAGTTAATTAATACAATTGCAATGAATGTTGGACTACGTTTCGCAATCCGTGAAGGTGGTAGAACAGTAGGTGCAGGTCAGGTAACTGAGATTTTAGACTAA
- a CDS encoding helix-hairpin-helix domain-containing protein — translation MNKLKSHFQFSKKQRSGIFILLLLIIICQCIYFFIEIPPEDIAIDDNELQRFQKEIDSLRLVRLENNKPKIYPFNPNFITDYKGYTLGMTNEEIDRLLKFRSKDRWINSSKQFQEITKISDSLLRAISPYFKFPNWIKTPKPIALNASNTIIKTYTQKRDLNTATTLQLQRVYGIGKTLSKRIVDYRNKFKGGFISDIELQDIYGLSLETIRQLTNEFTVKTPRKVRKVNLNTATKNELVTIQYIDYELADEIIEQRVLREGFKTLDELTKVKGFPGNKIDIIKLYLTLN, via the coding sequence ATGAATAAATTAAAATCCCACTTCCAGTTTTCTAAAAAACAACGAAGTGGGATTTTTATATTACTACTACTTATTATAATATGTCAATGTATTTACTTTTTTATAGAAATACCTCCAGAAGATATTGCAATTGATGATAACGAATTACAACGATTTCAAAAAGAAATAGATTCACTTCGTTTAGTTCGACTTGAAAATAATAAACCTAAAATTTATCCATTTAATCCAAATTTTATTACAGATTATAAAGGCTATACTTTAGGAATGACTAATGAAGAAATTGATAGACTCTTGAAGTTTAGAAGTAAAGATCGATGGATTAATTCCTCAAAACAATTTCAAGAAATAACCAAAATTTCAGATTCTTTATTGAGAGCTATTTCTCCATATTTTAAATTCCCTAATTGGATAAAAACCCCTAAGCCAATAGCTTTAAACGCAAGTAATACTATTATTAAAACATATACTCAAAAACGAGATTTAAATACCGCTACAACATTACAACTTCAAAGAGTTTATGGGATAGGTAAAACATTATCTAAACGTATTGTTGATTATAGAAACAAATTTAAAGGCGGTTTTATTTCAGATATTGAGCTTCAAGATATCTATGGTTTATCTTTAGAAACTATACGGCAATTAACAAATGAATTTACAGTTAAAACACCTAGAAAAGTTAGAAAGGTAAATTTAAATACTGCGACTAAAAATGAGCTGGTGACCATTCAATATATTGATTACGAATTAGCTGATGAAATTATTGAACAAAGAGTATTGAGGGAAGGATTTAAAACCTTAGATGAATTAACAAAAGTTAAAGGTTTTCCAGGAAATAAGATTGATATAATTAAATTATATTTGACCCTCAATTAA
- a CDS encoding 50S ribosomal protein L1 translates to MARLTKKQKEAVAKIDKNKVYSLQEASQLVKDITTTKFDASIDLAIRLGVDPRKANQMVRGVVSLPHGTGKDVKVLALVTPDKEADAKAAGADYVGLDEYLDKIKSGWTDVDVIITMPSVMGKLGPLGRVLGPRGLMPNPKTGTVTMDIAKAVTEVKAGKIDFKVDKTGIVHAAIGKASFSAEKIEGNAQELLSTIMKLKPTAAKGTYVKSIFMSSTMSPSIAVDSKIG, encoded by the coding sequence ATGGCAAGATTAACAAAAAAACAGAAAGAAGCTGTAGCTAAAATCGATAAGAACAAAGTATACAGCCTACAAGAAGCGTCACAATTAGTAAAAGATATTACTACTACAAAATTTGATGCCTCTATAGATTTAGCAATTCGTTTAGGAGTAGATCCTAGAAAAGCTAACCAAATGGTAAGAGGTGTAGTATCTCTTCCTCATGGTACAGGAAAAGACGTTAAAGTTTTAGCATTAGTAACACCAGATAAAGAAGCAGATGCAAAAGCTGCTGGAGCTGATTATGTTGGTTTAGATGAGTACTTAGATAAAATTAAAAGCGGATGGACTGATGTAGATGTAATTATTACAATGCCAAGTGTAATGGGTAAATTAGGACCTTTAGGACGTGTTTTAGGACCAAGAGGATTAATGCCTAACCCAAAAACTGGTACGGTAACTATGGATATAGCTAAAGCAGTAACAGAAGTAAAAGCTGGTAAAATAGATTTTAAAGTTGATAAAACTGGAATTGTTCATGCAGCTATAGGAAAAGCATCATTTAGTGCAGAGAAAATTGAAGGTAATGCACAAGAATTACTTTCAACTATAATGAAATTAAAACCAACTGCTGCTAAGGGAACTTATGTAAAAAGTATTTTTATGTCAAGTACAATGAGCCCTAGTATTGCTGTTGATTCTAAAATAGGTTAA
- a CDS encoding integrase, with protein sequence MSFQTFIDYLQLEKNYSSHTINAYQKDLESFQQFLKEEFDVSNISKVHYNEIRNWIVKLVESGLSNRTINRKISSLNAYYKYLMKIKDLKINPLTKHKSLKVSKKVQIPFSETEITEVLENLDFDNSFEGVRDKLIIELFYTTGIRRIELIQLKLKDIDLSNNTIKVLGKRNKERFLPLLDTLISTINAYYKKRQELEIIKDYEFVFLTKKGLKIYETLVYRIINDYFSKASTKVKKSPHILRHSFATHLLNQGADLNGVKELLGHSSLAATQIYTHNSIAELKKVYSKAHPRNKN encoded by the coding sequence ATGTCTTTTCAAACTTTTATAGATTACCTTCAACTTGAAAAGAATTATTCTTCACATACCATAAATGCTTATCAAAAAGATTTAGAAAGTTTTCAGCAATTTTTAAAAGAAGAGTTTGATGTTTCAAATATCTCTAAAGTTCATTATAATGAAATTAGAAATTGGATTGTAAAATTAGTAGAAAGTGGTTTATCTAATCGAACAATTAATAGGAAAATATCATCTTTAAATGCTTATTATAAATATCTAATGAAAATTAAAGATTTAAAAATAAATCCTTTAACAAAACACAAATCATTAAAAGTGAGTAAGAAGGTGCAAATACCTTTTTCTGAAACAGAAATTACAGAAGTATTAGAGAATTTAGACTTTGATAATTCATTTGAAGGTGTTCGTGATAAATTAATTATAGAACTCTTTTATACTACAGGCATCCGACGAATAGAATTAATCCAATTAAAATTGAAAGACATAGATTTATCTAATAATACAATTAAAGTGTTGGGGAAAAGAAATAAGGAGCGTTTTTTGCCGTTATTAGATACATTAATAAGCACAATAAACGCTTATTATAAAAAGCGACAAGAACTAGAAATTATAAAAGATTATGAGTTTGTTTTTTTAACTAAAAAAGGATTAAAAATTTATGAAACACTTGTTTATCGAATAATAAATGATTATTTTAGTAAAGCATCTACAAAAGTAAAAAAGAGTCCACATATCCTACGGCATTCATTCGCGACTCATTTGCTAAATCAAGGTGCTGATTTAAATGGTGTAAAAGAACTTCTTGGTCATTCTAGTTTAGCTGCAACACAAATTTATACTCATAATAGTATTGCAGAATTAAAAAAAGTGTATTCTAAAGCACATCCAAGAAATAAAAATTAG
- the nusG gene encoding transcription termination/antitermination factor NusG gives MAENSIDKKWYVVRAVSGQENKIKAYIETEISRLGLGDYVNQVLVPTEKVIQIRNGKKINKEKVYFPGYIMIQANLSGEIPHIIKSITNVIGFLGETKGGDPVPLRQSEVNRMLGKVDELSVEADANVAIPFVIGETVKVVDGPFNGFDGTIEKINEEKRKLEVMVKIFGRKTPLELSYMQVEKV, from the coding sequence ATGGCAGAAAATAGTATTGATAAAAAGTGGTATGTGGTTAGAGCTGTAAGCGGGCAAGAAAACAAAATCAAAGCTTATATAGAAACTGAGATCTCTAGATTAGGTTTAGGGGATTATGTAAATCAGGTATTAGTACCTACAGAAAAAGTGATTCAGATTCGCAATGGGAAAAAAATAAATAAAGAAAAAGTATATTTTCCTGGGTATATAATGATTCAAGCCAATTTAAGCGGTGAGATTCCTCATATTATAAAATCTATTACTAACGTTATAGGTTTTTTAGGAGAAACTAAAGGTGGAGATCCAGTACCATTACGACAATCTGAAGTAAACAGAATGTTAGGTAAAGTTGATGAACTATCTGTTGAAGCAGATGCAAATGTTGCAATACCATTTGTAATTGGCGAAACTGTAAAAGTAGTTGATGGTCCATTTAATGGATTTGATGGTACTATTGAAAAAATAAATGAAGAAAAGCGTAAACTAGAAGTAATGGTTAAGATTTTTGGAAGAAAAACACCATTAGAGTTAAGTTATATGCAAGTAGAGAAAGTATAA
- a CDS encoding acyl-CoA dehydrogenase → MSNMYFTEEHQLFRESLQDFLKKEVVPHIEKWEETGHIERFIWEKFGEMGYFGLSYPEEYGGLDLDLFYTVIWLEELQKINSGGFAAAMWAHAYLAMTHLNKEGNHDIKQRYLAPSITGEKIGCLCITEPFGGSDVAGMRTTAVKQGDTYVINGSKTFITNGVYSDYLVVAAKTSPDLGNKGLSIFVMDRDTPGISATKLDKLGWRASDTGEIAFDNVVVSVSNLMGEEGKGFPYIMQHFALERLIMGINAHARSEYALEYAIQYMKERQAFGKTIDKFQALRHSVADMAAEIEVSKEFNYSVAKRLNDGEYVVKEATMSKLVSTKMADRVAYDCLQLLGGYGYMEDYPLARILRDSRLGPIGGGTSEILKEIIAKMIIDNKDYKPAT, encoded by the coding sequence ATGAGTAATATGTACTTCACAGAAGAGCATCAATTATTTAGAGAAAGTCTTCAAGACTTTTTAAAAAAAGAAGTAGTTCCTCATATTGAGAAATGGGAAGAAACGGGTCATATAGAACGTTTTATTTGGGAGAAATTTGGAGAAATGGGTTATTTTGGACTTTCGTATCCAGAAGAATATGGAGGATTAGATTTAGATTTATTCTATACTGTAATATGGTTAGAAGAATTACAAAAAATAAATTCTGGTGGTTTTGCTGCAGCTATGTGGGCACACGCTTATTTAGCAATGACACACCTTAATAAAGAAGGAAATCATGATATAAAACAACGCTATTTAGCACCGAGTATTACTGGAGAAAAAATAGGATGCCTTTGTATTACAGAGCCTTTTGGAGGGAGCGATGTGGCAGGAATGCGAACTACTGCTGTGAAACAAGGTGATACATATGTGATTAATGGATCTAAAACATTTATTACAAACGGAGTATACAGTGATTATTTGGTTGTTGCCGCTAAAACATCTCCAGATTTAGGAAATAAAGGACTTAGTATTTTTGTCATGGATAGAGATACCCCTGGCATCTCTGCTACTAAGTTAGATAAACTAGGATGGAGAGCATCAGATACAGGTGAGATTGCATTTGATAATGTTGTGGTATCTGTATCCAATTTAATGGGAGAAGAAGGCAAAGGATTTCCTTATATAATGCAGCATTTCGCTTTAGAACGTTTAATAATGGGTATAAATGCTCATGCAAGATCAGAGTATGCTTTAGAATATGCTATTCAATACATGAAAGAACGTCAAGCATTTGGTAAGACTATAGATAAATTTCAAGCATTACGTCATTCCGTTGCAGATATGGCAGCAGAGATTGAAGTAAGTAAAGAGTTTAATTACTCAGTTGCAAAACGTCTTAATGATGGTGAATATGTTGTTAAAGAAGCAACGATGTCTAAATTAGTATCTACTAAAATGGCAGACAGAGTAGCTTATGATTGCCTGCAGTTATTAGGAGGATATGGTTATATGGAAGATTATCCATTAGCTAGAATTTTAAGAGATAGTCGTTTAGGTCCAATAGGTGGAGGAACTTCAGAAATCTTAAAGGAGATTATTGCTAAAATGATAATAGATAATAAAGATTATAAGCCGGCAACATAA